Proteins encoded by one window of Streptomyces sp. ALI-76-A:
- a CDS encoding sugar ABC transporter permease, whose product MTVTVERGGRVTGKQDHTGHPRRRPRDSYALFLLPGALAFLVVIVVPFLMNTGVSFTDWQGVGSPGWTGLANYRELLDDSEFWASFRHSLFMVVAMAAVPTAVGLVLAAALFDHVGKHFGTTWAAVLRACFYLPQVLPIAVAGIVWSWILAPDDGTLNELLKAVGLSSWRQDWLGDPDLALYSVMGVMVWVQLGFPLVVFMAGLGRVDPQLYEAAELDGAGWWRRFRHITLPQLRPEIHVVLTWCTIAALKVFGAVYVLTKGGPGGATNVPSYFSFTTFFEKTQVGYGAAISTVLTVIILALSLIGLRLQTRAEDAEEGARV is encoded by the coding sequence ATGACGGTCACCGTCGAACGCGGCGGGCGGGTCACCGGCAAGCAGGACCACACCGGCCACCCGCGCCGCCGCCCCCGCGACTCCTACGCCCTCTTCCTGCTCCCCGGCGCCCTCGCCTTCCTCGTCGTGATCGTCGTCCCGTTCCTGATGAACACGGGGGTGAGCTTCACCGACTGGCAGGGCGTGGGCTCCCCCGGCTGGACCGGGCTCGCCAACTACCGGGAGCTGCTCGACGACTCCGAGTTCTGGGCGTCCTTCCGGCACAGCCTCTTCATGGTCGTCGCGATGGCGGCCGTACCGACGGCGGTCGGCCTGGTCCTGGCCGCCGCGCTGTTCGACCACGTCGGCAAGCACTTCGGCACCACCTGGGCGGCCGTCCTGCGCGCCTGCTTCTACCTCCCCCAGGTGCTGCCGATCGCGGTCGCCGGCATCGTCTGGAGCTGGATCCTCGCGCCGGACGACGGCACGCTCAACGAGCTGCTGAAAGCGGTGGGCCTGTCGTCCTGGCGGCAGGACTGGCTCGGCGACCCGGACCTCGCGCTCTACAGCGTCATGGGCGTGATGGTCTGGGTCCAGCTCGGCTTCCCGCTCGTGGTCTTCATGGCGGGCCTCGGGCGCGTCGACCCGCAACTGTACGAAGCGGCCGAACTGGACGGCGCCGGCTGGTGGCGCCGCTTCCGGCACATCACACTGCCGCAGCTCCGCCCGGAGATCCACGTCGTCCTCACCTGGTGCACGATCGCCGCGCTGAAGGTCTTCGGCGCGGTGTACGTCCTCACGAAGGGCGGCCCGGGCGGCGCCACGAACGTCCCCTCCTACTTCTCGTTCACCACGTTCTTCGAGAAGACGCAGGTCGGCTACGGCGCCGCGATCTCCACCGTGCTCACGGTGATCATCCTCGCCCTCTCCCTGATCGGCCTGAGACTCCAGACCCGCGCCGAGGACGCCGAGGAAGGTGCCCGCGTATGA
- a CDS encoding carbohydrate ABC transporter permease, giving the protein MTTALRRYPVLVALCVAALFMVIPFAIVTVNAFKSPAEYAQNGPLSLPESLYVDGIKDFWERVDFGQKLVNSVLISGAVAVLAVVLSVLNAYAIGIGRIRGRTWILAFFVLANMLPQEALVYPVYHLSKEAGLYDTRLSVIIVFTVIQAAFGTYLLSSVLGRFPREIIEAARIDGADKWQVLWRIVVPVSRPTLGVLLVFFFIWTWNEFLLPLVMLISNDNQTVSVALGVLQGQRLMDATMTNAAALLGVLPALVFFLLFQRTLTRGIAVGAVK; this is encoded by the coding sequence ATGACGACCGCGCTCCGCCGCTACCCGGTCCTGGTGGCCCTGTGCGTCGCGGCCCTCTTCATGGTGATCCCGTTCGCGATCGTCACGGTCAACGCCTTCAAGTCCCCCGCCGAGTACGCCCAGAACGGCCCCCTCAGCCTCCCCGAGAGCCTCTACGTCGACGGCATCAAGGACTTCTGGGAACGCGTGGACTTCGGCCAGAAACTCGTCAACTCGGTACTGATCAGCGGCGCGGTGGCGGTCCTGGCGGTCGTCCTGTCCGTCCTGAACGCGTACGCGATCGGCATCGGCCGTATCAGGGGCCGCACCTGGATCCTGGCCTTCTTCGTGCTCGCCAACATGCTGCCGCAGGAGGCACTGGTCTACCCGGTCTACCACCTGAGCAAGGAGGCCGGCCTCTACGACACCAGGCTGAGCGTGATCATCGTGTTCACGGTGATCCAGGCGGCCTTCGGCACGTATCTGCTCTCCTCGGTCCTCGGCCGGTTCCCCCGCGAGATCATCGAGGCCGCCCGCATCGACGGGGCGGACAAGTGGCAGGTGCTGTGGCGGATCGTCGTCCCGGTCAGCCGCCCCACCCTCGGCGTGCTGCTGGTCTTCTTCTTCATCTGGACCTGGAACGAGTTCCTGCTCCCCCTCGTCATGCTGATCTCCAACGACAACCAGACGGTGTCGGTGGCCCTCGGTGTCCTCCAGGGCCAGCGCCTGATGGACGCCACGATGACCAACGCGGCGGCCCTCCTCGGCGTGCTGCCCGCCCTGGTCTTCTTCCTCCTCTTCCAGCGAACCCTCACCCGCGGCATCGCCGTCGGTGCCGTGAAGTAA
- the yicI gene encoding alpha-xylosidase, with protein sequence MKFTDGYWLLREGVTAACPVEVLDVTAQDGTLEIHAPTQPVRHRGDLLKGPVLTISAHAPMPDVIGVTFTHFDGGQPRGPEFEVATEVRGSGGCPPERYSPPQVAYDDEHATLTSGALSVRVARTGSWHLDFLAHGRTLTSSSTKGMGIMRDAAGGHYLREQLDLRVGTSVYGLGERFGPLVKNGQVVDIWNADGGTATEQAYKNVPFYLTDAGYGVFVDHPGKVAFEVGSEVVSRVQFSAETQQLTYYVIYGPTPKDILRKYTALTGRPALPPPWSFGLWLSTSFTTSYDEETVTSFIEGMRERELPLSVFHFDCFWMREFNWCDFRWDPRVFPDPEGMLARLKERGLRVSVWINPYIAQRSPLFAEGKALGHLLRRPDGSVWQWDLWQPGMALVDFTSPAAREWYAAELEALLAQGVDCFKTDFGERVPLDVAWSDGSDPERMHNYYTYLYNRTVFDVLRKHRGEAEAVVFARSATAGSQKFPVHWGGDCEATYESMAESLRGGLSLGLSGFGFWSHDIGGFEGTPTPALFKRWVAFGLLSSHSRLHGSSSYRVPWLFDDESVDVLRHFTRLKLRLMPYLYEAARTARTEGLPVMRAMVLEFPDDPGCAHLERQYMLGPDLLVAPVFSDEGEVSYYVPEGTWTHFVTGRTVTGPRWVRERHDFLSVPLLVRPGAVIPVGAVADRPDYDHVDGVTLRAYGLERGAQVSVRVGGVTFTVVREGDLLRASCGEPRAPWGLAVDGREVRAEAGTGFLTVEWT encoded by the coding sequence ATGAAGTTCACCGACGGCTACTGGCTGCTGCGCGAGGGCGTCACCGCGGCCTGTCCGGTCGAGGTGCTCGACGTCACCGCGCAGGACGGCACGCTGGAGATCCACGCGCCGACCCAGCCGGTCCGCCACCGCGGCGACCTGCTGAAGGGACCGGTCCTGACGATCAGCGCCCACGCGCCGATGCCCGACGTCATCGGCGTCACCTTCACCCACTTCGACGGCGGGCAGCCACGCGGACCGGAGTTCGAGGTCGCCACCGAGGTCCGGGGGTCTGGGGGATGCCCCCCAGAGAGGTACAGTCCGCCGCAGGTGGCGTACGACGACGAGCACGCGACCCTGACCTCCGGCGCGCTGTCGGTCCGGGTGGCCCGCACCGGCTCCTGGCACCTCGACTTCCTCGCCCACGGCCGCACCCTCACCTCCAGCTCCACCAAGGGCATGGGCATCATGCGGGACGCCGCGGGCGGGCACTACCTGCGCGAACAGCTCGACCTCCGGGTGGGGACCTCGGTCTACGGCCTCGGTGAACGCTTCGGCCCCCTGGTGAAAAACGGCCAGGTCGTCGACATCTGGAACGCCGACGGCGGCACGGCGACCGAACAGGCGTACAAGAACGTGCCGTTCTACCTGACGGACGCGGGCTATGGCGTCTTCGTCGACCACCCGGGCAAGGTGGCCTTCGAGGTCGGCTCGGAGGTCGTCTCGCGAGTGCAGTTCAGCGCCGAGACCCAGCAGTTGACGTACTACGTGATCTACGGCCCCACCCCGAAGGACATCCTGCGCAAGTACACCGCCCTCACCGGCCGCCCGGCCCTCCCGCCGCCGTGGTCCTTCGGCCTGTGGCTGTCGACCTCGTTCACCACCTCGTACGACGAGGAGACCGTCACCTCCTTCATCGAGGGCATGCGGGAGCGCGAACTGCCGCTGTCGGTCTTCCACTTCGACTGCTTCTGGATGCGCGAGTTCAACTGGTGCGACTTCCGGTGGGACCCGCGGGTGTTCCCGGACCCGGAGGGCATGCTGGCCCGGCTGAAGGAGCGGGGCCTGCGGGTGTCGGTGTGGATCAACCCGTACATCGCCCAGCGCTCCCCGCTGTTCGCGGAGGGCAAGGCCCTGGGGCACCTGCTGAGGCGGCCGGACGGCAGCGTCTGGCAGTGGGATCTGTGGCAGCCCGGCATGGCGCTGGTCGACTTCACCAGCCCGGCGGCCCGCGAGTGGTACGCGGCCGAGCTGGAGGCACTGCTCGCCCAGGGTGTCGACTGCTTCAAGACCGACTTCGGCGAGCGGGTCCCCCTCGACGTGGCCTGGTCCGACGGCTCCGACCCGGAGCGGATGCACAACTACTACACGTACCTCTACAACCGCACGGTCTTCGACGTGCTGCGCAAGCACCGGGGCGAGGCGGAGGCGGTGGTCTTCGCCCGCTCGGCGACGGCCGGCAGCCAGAAGTTCCCGGTCCACTGGGGCGGTGACTGCGAGGCCACCTACGAGTCGATGGCGGAGTCCCTGCGCGGAGGCCTCTCCCTGGGGCTCTCCGGCTTCGGCTTCTGGAGCCACGACATCGGCGGCTTCGAGGGCACCCCGACCCCCGCCCTCTTCAAGCGCTGGGTGGCCTTCGGCCTGCTGTCCTCCCACAGCCGCCTGCACGGCAGCTCCTCCTACCGTGTGCCGTGGCTGTTCGACGACGAGTCCGTGGACGTGCTGCGCCACTTCACCCGGCTGAAACTGCGGCTCATGCCGTATCTGTACGAGGCCGCGCGCACCGCCCGCACCGAGGGCCTGCCGGTGATGCGCGCGATGGTCCTGGAGTTCCCGGACGACCCCGGGTGCGCCCACCTGGAACGGCAGTACATGCTCGGCCCCGACCTGCTGGTCGCGCCGGTGTTCAGCGACGAGGGCGAGGTCTCGTACTACGTCCCGGAGGGCACCTGGACGCACTTCGTGACCGGGCGGACGGTGACCGGGCCGCGCTGGGTGCGGGAACGGCACGACTTCCTGAGCGTGCCGCTGCTGGTGCGGCCGGGGGCGGTGATCCCGGTGGGCGCGGTCGCGGACCGGCCCGACTACGACCACGTCGACGGGGTGACCCTGCGGGCGTACGGTCTGGAGCGGGGCGCTCAGGTGTCGGTGCGGGTCGGGGGCGTGACGTTCACCGTCGTCCGCGAGGGGGATCTGCTTCGGGCCTCGTGCGGTGAGCCCCGGGCGCCCTGGGGGCTGGCCGTGGACGGGCGTGAGGTGCGGGCGGAGGCCGGCACCGGGTTCCTGACGGTGGAGTGGACCTGA
- a CDS encoding LacI family DNA-binding transcriptional regulator, whose amino-acid sequence MVKITDVARRAGVSPSTVSYALSGKRPISEETRRRVREAIRELGYRPHAGARALASSRSNVLALVVPLRAGIHVPVVMQFAVSVVTTARRHDHDVLLLTQEEGEEGLRRVADTALVDALILMDVQLHDPRLPLLRTLDLPSVMIGFPASSEGLTCIDLDFKAAGEVCVEHLAGLGHRVVALVGSPPEVYVRQTAFAQRVVQGFTAAADRHGLASSVHPCEAVPGAARTIAERLLREQPALTGVVVHNEPLLEPLIDAFEQLGLRVPGDLSVTAICPDELAESVRVPVTSVALPSAEVGARAVDLLMRKLDRVDVPEATLLPARLTPRASTVRRATA is encoded by the coding sequence ATGGTGAAGATCACGGACGTGGCGCGGCGCGCCGGTGTCTCCCCGAGCACCGTGTCCTACGCGCTCAGCGGCAAGCGCCCCATCTCCGAGGAGACCCGGCGCCGGGTGCGGGAGGCGATCCGCGAGCTGGGCTACCGCCCGCACGCGGGCGCCCGGGCGCTGGCCAGCAGCAGGTCGAACGTGCTGGCGCTGGTGGTGCCGTTACGGGCCGGCATCCATGTCCCGGTGGTGATGCAGTTCGCCGTGTCGGTCGTGACCACGGCCCGGCGCCACGACCACGACGTCCTCCTGCTCACCCAGGAGGAGGGCGAGGAGGGCCTGCGCCGGGTCGCCGACACGGCCCTGGTGGACGCGCTGATCCTGATGGACGTCCAGCTGCACGACCCCCGGCTGCCGCTGCTGCGCACCCTGGACCTGCCCTCGGTGATGATCGGCTTCCCCGCCTCCTCCGAGGGCCTGACCTGCATCGACCTCGACTTCAAGGCGGCCGGTGAGGTGTGTGTGGAGCATCTGGCGGGGCTCGGGCACCGGGTGGTGGCGCTCGTCGGGTCGCCGCCGGAGGTGTACGTCCGGCAGACCGCGTTCGCCCAGCGCGTGGTCCAGGGCTTCACGGCCGCCGCCGACCGGCACGGGCTCGCCTCCTCGGTCCACCCGTGCGAGGCGGTCCCCGGGGCGGCCCGGACCATCGCGGAGCGGCTGCTGCGCGAGCAGCCCGCGCTGACGGGCGTGGTCGTCCACAACGAGCCGCTCCTGGAGCCGCTGATCGACGCCTTCGAACAGCTGGGGCTGCGCGTGCCCGGCGATCTGTCCGTCACCGCCATCTGCCCCGACGAACTCGCCGAGTCCGTCCGCGTGCCCGTCACCTCCGTCGCCCTGCCGTCCGCCGAGGTCGGCGCCCGCGCGGTGGACCTGCTGATGCGGAAGCTGGACCGCGTGGACGTCCCGGAGGCCACCCTGCTGCCCGCCCGGCTGACGCCGCGGGCGAGCACGGTGCGCCGGGCGACCGCGTGA
- the smpB gene encoding SsrA-binding protein SmpB, producing the protein MAKEKGRKLIAQNKKARHDYLILDTYEAGLVLTGTEVKSLRQGRASLVDGFVQLDGNEAWLHNVHVPEYSQGTWTNHSARRKRKLLLHREEIDKLAAKSQETGHTIVPLVLYFKDGRAKIEIALARGKKEYDKRQTLREKQDRRETERAVSAVRRKQRA; encoded by the coding sequence ATGGCTAAGGAAAAAGGGCGCAAGCTGATCGCGCAGAACAAGAAGGCGCGGCACGACTACCTCATCCTCGACACCTACGAGGCCGGTCTGGTCCTCACCGGGACCGAGGTCAAGTCGCTGCGTCAGGGCAGGGCCTCCCTCGTCGACGGCTTCGTGCAGCTCGACGGGAACGAGGCGTGGCTGCACAACGTGCACGTGCCGGAGTACAGCCAGGGCACGTGGACCAACCACAGCGCCCGCCGCAAGCGCAAGCTCTTGCTGCACCGGGAGGAGATCGACAAGCTGGCGGCCAAGTCGCAGGAGACGGGTCACACGATCGTGCCCCTCGTCCTGTACTTCAAGGACGGCCGGGCGAAGATCGAGATCGCGCTGGCGCGGGGCAAGAAGGAGTACGACAAGCGTCAGACGCTGCGCGAGAAGCAGGACCGCCGGGAGACGGAGCGGGCGGTCTCGGCGGTGCGCCGCAAGCAGCGGGCGTAA
- a CDS encoding S41 family peptidase, translated as MSGRDLFCPPRRVRRGAALTLVFASVLVAGAATGSLPEVDARDRKSPSEPTISAASAGRHEDVAKAAEKAMAAGTSPMEAAERAVSRSGDRWGAVYSPGEYEEFEEALDGEYTGVGLWARRERDGRIEVARVQPGSPADAAGIHRGDRLRSVDGKKVDGRPVTDVVSLLRGDATDAAAGTAVRLGLERGTRAWHETLRRARLSTDDVTVRTLGDGITVLRVAAFTKGSGDQVRAAVRQAPAGAGIVLDLRGNSGGLVGEAVTAAAAFLDGGLVATYDVDGEQRALHAEAGGDTTRPLVALVDGGTMSAAELLTGALQDRGRAVVVGSRTFGKGSVQMPSRLPDGSVAELTVGHYRTPSGRGVDGRGITPDLDAEQHVLERAETVLSGLGR; from the coding sequence ATGTCAGGCCGAGACCTGTTCTGTCCGCCCCGCCGCGTCCGCCGCGGGGCCGCCCTGACATTGGTCTTCGCGAGCGTGCTCGTCGCGGGAGCGGCGACCGGATCGCTGCCCGAAGTCGACGCGCGCGACCGGAAATCCCCCTCCGAGCCGACCATCTCGGCCGCCTCCGCGGGCCGCCACGAGGACGTGGCGAAGGCCGCCGAGAAGGCCATGGCCGCCGGCACGTCCCCCATGGAGGCCGCCGAACGCGCGGTCAGCCGCAGCGGGGACCGCTGGGGCGCGGTCTACTCCCCGGGCGAGTACGAGGAGTTCGAGGAGGCCCTCGACGGCGAGTACACCGGCGTCGGCCTGTGGGCACGGCGCGAGCGGGACGGCCGTATCGAGGTGGCCCGGGTGCAGCCGGGGTCGCCCGCGGACGCCGCCGGGATCCACCGGGGCGACCGGCTGCGCAGCGTCGACGGGAAGAAGGTCGACGGACGCCCGGTCACGGACGTCGTCTCCCTGCTGCGCGGTGACGCCACCGACGCGGCCGCCGGCACGGCCGTCCGCCTGGGCCTGGAACGCGGCACGCGCGCGTGGCACGAGACCTTGCGCCGGGCCCGCCTGTCCACGGACGACGTAACCGTGCGCACCCTGGGCGACGGCATCACCGTCCTCAGGGTCGCCGCCTTCACCAAGGGCTCCGGCGACCAGGTGCGGGCCGCCGTACGGCAGGCCCCGGCCGGCGCCGGGATCGTCCTGGACCTGCGCGGCAACTCCGGCGGGCTGGTCGGCGAGGCCGTCACCGCCGCCGCGGCCTTCCTCGACGGCGGCCTGGTCGCCACCTACGACGTCGACGGCGAGCAGCGCGCCCTGCACGCCGAGGCCGGCGGCGACACCACCAGACCCCTGGTCGCGCTCGTCGACGGCGGCACCATGAGCGCGGCCGAGCTGCTCACCGGCGCCCTCCAGGACCGCGGCCGGGCGGTGGTGGTGGGCTCCCGCACCTTCGGCAAGGGCTCGGTGCAGATGCCGAGCCGGCTGCCCGACGGCTCCGTCGCGGAGCTGACCGTCGGGCACTACCGAACCCCCTCGGGCCGCGGGGTCGACGGCCGGGGCATCACGCCCGACCTGGACGCCGAGCAGCACGTCCTGGAGCGGGCCGAGACGGTCCTCAGCGGCCTGGGGCGGTAG
- the ftsX gene encoding permease-like cell division protein FtsX — protein sequence MRAQFVLSEIGVGLRRNLTMTFAVIVSVALSLALFGGSLLMSDQVSTMKGYWYDKVNVSVYLCNKSDAESDPNCAKGAVTEEQKKEIKSDLDKMTVVEAVTYETQDQAYKHYKEQFGDSPLASSLTPDQMQESYRIKLKDPEKYQVIATAFDGRDGVQSVQDQKGTLDNLFDLLNGMNWAARAVMALMLVVALMLIVNTVRVSAFSRRRETGIMRLVGASGFYIQAPFIMEAAVAGLIGGAVACGFLVIARYFLIDHGLALSEKMNLINFIGWDAVLTKLPLILATSLLMPALAAFFALRKYLKV from the coding sequence ATGCGCGCCCAGTTCGTACTGTCGGAGATCGGTGTGGGTCTCCGCCGCAACCTGACGATGACCTTCGCGGTCATCGTCTCCGTCGCCCTGTCACTCGCCCTGTTCGGCGGGTCGCTCCTGATGAGCGACCAGGTCAGCACGATGAAGGGCTACTGGTACGACAAGGTCAACGTCTCGGTCTACCTCTGCAACAAGAGCGACGCCGAGTCGGACCCGAACTGCGCCAAGGGCGCGGTCACCGAGGAGCAGAAGAAGGAGATCAAGTCCGACCTCGACAAGATGACGGTCGTCGAGGCGGTGACGTACGAGACGCAGGACCAGGCGTACAAGCACTACAAGGAGCAGTTCGGCGACTCCCCGCTGGCCAGCTCCCTCACGCCGGACCAGATGCAGGAGTCGTACCGCATCAAGCTGAAGGACCCGGAGAAGTACCAGGTCATCGCGACCGCCTTCGACGGGCGTGACGGTGTGCAGTCCGTGCAGGACCAGAAGGGCACGCTGGACAACCTCTTCGACCTGCTGAACGGCATGAACTGGGCCGCCCGCGCGGTGATGGCGCTGATGCTGGTCGTCGCGCTGATGCTGATCGTCAACACCGTGCGCGTCTCCGCGTTCAGCAGGCGGCGCGAGACCGGGATCATGCGCCTGGTCGGCGCCTCGGGCTTCTACATCCAGGCCCCGTTCATCATGGAGGCGGCCGTCGCCGGACTCATCGGCGGCGCGGTCGCGTGCGGGTTCCTGGTGATCGCCCGGTACTTCCTCATCGACCACGGCCTGGCCCTGTCGGAGAAGATGAACCTGATCAACTTCATCGGCTGGGACGCCGTCCTGACGAAGCTGCCGCTCATCCTGGCGACGAGTCTGCTGATGCCCGCGCTGGCCGCGTTCTTCGCGCTGCGCAAGTACCTGAAGGTGTGA
- the ftsE gene encoding cell division ATP-binding protein FtsE produces the protein MIRFDNVSKVYPKQTRPALRDVSLEVEKGEFVFLVGSSGSGKSTFLRLVLREERTSHGQVHVLGKDLARLSNWKVPQMRRQLGTVFQDFRLLPNKTVAENVAFAQEVIGKSKGEIRKSVPQVLDLVGLGGKEDRMPGELSGGEQQRVAIARAFVNRPKLLIADEPTGNLDPQTSVGIMKLLDRINRTGTTVLMATHDQNIVDQMRKRVIELEKGRLVRDQARGVYGYQH, from the coding sequence GTGATCCGATTCGACAACGTATCCAAGGTCTACCCCAAGCAGACCCGCCCCGCACTCAGGGATGTGTCCCTGGAAGTGGAGAAGGGCGAGTTCGTGTTCCTCGTGGGGTCCTCCGGCTCCGGAAAGTCCACCTTCCTGCGGCTGGTGCTCCGCGAGGAGCGGACCAGCCACGGTCAGGTGCACGTCCTCGGCAAGGACCTCGCGCGCCTGTCCAACTGGAAGGTGCCGCAGATGCGGCGCCAGCTGGGGACGGTGTTCCAGGACTTCCGGCTCCTGCCGAACAAGACGGTCGCGGAGAACGTGGCCTTCGCGCAGGAGGTCATCGGCAAGTCCAAGGGCGAGATCCGCAAGTCCGTGCCGCAGGTGCTCGACCTCGTCGGGCTCGGCGGCAAGGAGGACCGGATGCCCGGTGAGCTGTCCGGTGGTGAGCAGCAGCGCGTGGCCATCGCCCGCGCCTTCGTGAACCGCCCCAAGCTGCTCATCGCCGACGAGCCCACCGGCAACCTCGACCCGCAGACCTCCGTCGGCATCATGAAGCTGCTCGACCGGATCAACCGGACCGGCACGACCGTGCTGATGGCGACGCACGACCAGAACATCGTGGACCAGATGCGCAAGCGCGTCATCGAGCTGGAGAAGGGACGCCTCGTCCGCGACCAGGCACGCGGCGTCTACGGCTACCAGCACTGA
- the prfB gene encoding peptide chain release factor 2 has product MAVVDVSEELKSLSSTMESIEAVLDLDKLRADIAVLEEQAAAPSLWDNPDEAQKITSKLSHLQAEVRKAETLRGRIDDLSVLFEMAEEEDDPDTKAEAESELVAVKKALDEMEVRTLLSGEYDAREALVNIRAEAGGVDAADFAEKLQRMYLRWAEQHGYKTEIYETSYAEEAGIKSTTFAVQIPYAYGTLSVEQGTHRLVRISPFDNQGRRQTSFAGVEVLPVVEQTDHIEIDESELRVDVYRSSGPGGQGVNTTDSAVRLTHLPTGIVVSCQNERSQIQNKATAMNVLQAKLLERRRQEEQAKMNALKGDGGNSWGNQMRSYVLHPYQMVKDLRTDYEVGNPEAVFNGEIDGFLEAGIRWRKQTEK; this is encoded by the coding sequence GTGGCAGTCGTCGATGTATCCGAAGAGCTCAAGTCCCTCTCCTCGACCATGGAGTCGATCGAGGCCGTTCTGGACCTCGACAAGCTGAGGGCAGACATCGCCGTGCTCGAGGAGCAGGCAGCCGCGCCGTCCCTGTGGGACAACCCGGACGAGGCGCAGAAGATCACCAGCAAGCTCTCCCACCTCCAGGCCGAGGTGAGGAAGGCGGAGACGCTGCGCGGACGGATCGACGATCTCTCCGTGCTGTTCGAGATGGCCGAGGAGGAGGACGACCCGGACACCAAGGCCGAGGCCGAGTCCGAGCTCGTCGCCGTCAAGAAGGCGCTGGACGAGATGGAGGTCCGCACGCTGCTGAGCGGTGAGTACGACGCGCGCGAGGCGCTCGTCAACATCCGCGCCGAGGCCGGCGGCGTCGACGCCGCGGACTTCGCCGAGAAGCTCCAGCGCATGTACCTGCGCTGGGCCGAGCAGCACGGCTACAAGACCGAGATCTACGAGACGTCGTACGCCGAAGAGGCCGGCATCAAGTCGACCACCTTCGCCGTGCAGATCCCGTACGCCTACGGCACCCTCTCCGTCGAACAGGGCACCCACCGGCTCGTGCGGATCTCGCCCTTCGACAACCAGGGGCGTCGCCAGACCTCCTTCGCGGGTGTCGAGGTGCTTCCCGTGGTCGAGCAGACCGACCACATCGAGATCGACGAGTCCGAGCTGCGGGTGGACGTCTACCGGTCCTCCGGCCCCGGCGGCCAGGGCGTCAACACCACCGACTCCGCGGTGCGCCTGACCCACCTCCCCACCGGCATCGTCGTCTCCTGCCAGAACGAGCGCTCGCAGATCCAGAACAAGGCGACCGCGATGAACGTCCTCCAGGCCAAGCTCCTGGAGCGCCGCCGCCAGGAGGAACAGGCCAAGATGAACGCCCTCAAGGGCGACGGCGGCAACTCCTGGGGAAACCAGATGCGTTCGTACGTGCTGCACCCGTACCAGATGGTCAAGGACCTGCGCACCGACTACGAGGTCGGAAATCCCGAGGCCGTGTTCAACGGCGAGATCGACGGATTCCTCGAGGCCGGAATTCGCTGGCGCAAGCAGACCGAGAAGTAA
- a CDS encoding serine/threonine-protein kinase, whose translation MARKIGSRYTAHQILGRGSAGTVWLGEGPDGPVAVKLLREDLASDQELVGRFVQERTALLGLEHPHVVSVRDLVVDGNDLALVMDLVRGTDLRTRLDRDKRLSPEAAVAIVADVADGLAAAHAAGVVHRDVKPENVLLDMQGPLGPGGSHPALLTDFGVAKLIDSPRRTRATKIIGTPDYLAPEIVEGLPPRASVDIYALATVLYELLAGFTPFGGGHPGAVLRRHVTETVVPLPGIPDELWQLIVQCLAKAPASRLRASELGARLRELLPMLAGMPPLDVDEPDTEEAEDEREEPPQEPTPSARVRRGAVPLVPGAKPADSNRDTHTSMRVPGPDELAGGARGTARAPRASGAPRPGSARHRAATRRRRVVLGVAAVLLVAAAGLGTWAATSGDDAGATPQDQKNSSPASP comes from the coding sequence TTGGCACGGAAGATCGGCAGCCGGTACACCGCTCACCAGATCCTGGGGCGGGGCAGCGCGGGCACGGTGTGGCTGGGCGAGGGACCCGACGGGCCCGTCGCCGTCAAGCTGCTGCGCGAGGACCTCGCGTCGGACCAGGAACTCGTCGGACGCTTCGTGCAGGAGCGCACGGCGCTGCTCGGCCTGGAGCACCCGCACGTGGTCTCCGTACGGGACCTGGTGGTCGACGGCAACGACCTCGCGCTGGTCATGGACCTGGTCCGGGGCACGGACCTGCGCACCCGGCTCGACCGGGACAAGCGGCTCTCGCCCGAGGCGGCGGTCGCCATCGTGGCGGACGTGGCGGACGGGCTGGCCGCCGCGCACGCGGCCGGGGTGGTGCACCGCGACGTCAAGCCGGAGAACGTGCTGCTGGACATGCAGGGCCCGCTCGGCCCGGGCGGCTCCCACCCGGCGCTGCTGACCGACTTCGGGGTGGCGAAGCTGATCGACTCGCCGCGGCGGACCCGCGCGACGAAGATCATCGGCACGCCGGACTATCTGGCGCCGGAGATCGTCGAGGGCCTGCCCCCGCGGGCCTCGGTCGACATCTACGCCCTCGCCACCGTCCTGTACGAGCTGCTGGCGGGCTTCACGCCGTTCGGCGGGGGACACCCGGGCGCGGTGCTGCGCCGCCATGTCACCGAGACGGTCGTCCCGCTCCCCGGCATTCCGGACGAGCTGTGGCAGCTGATCGTGCAGTGCCTGGCCAAGGCGCCGGCCTCCCGGCTGCGCGCCTCCGAGCTGGGGGCGCGCCTGCGGGAGCTGCTGCCGATGCTGGCCGGGATGCCGCCGCTGGACGTCGACGAGCCGGACACGGAGGAGGCGGAGGACGAGCGGGAGGAACCGCCCCAGGAGCCGACGCCCTCGGCGCGGGTGCGGCGGGGCGCGGTGCCGCTGGTGCCGGGCGCGAAGCCGGCGGACTCCAACCGGGACACGCACACGTCGATGAGGGTGCCGGGGCCGGACGAGCTGGCCGGGGGCGCGCGGGGGACGGCACGGGCCCCGCGGGCGTCCGGAGCCCCGCGTCCGGGCTCGGCCCGGCACCGGGCGGCCACCCGGCGACGGCGGGTGGTGCTGGGCGTGGCCGCGGTGCTCCTGGTGGCAGCGGCCGGGCTCGGCACGTGGGCGGCGACGTCGGGAGACGACGCCGGCGCGACCCCCCAGGACCAGAAGAACTCCTCCCCGGCGTCCCCCTGA